The genomic DNA CTTTCTTTTACAATTCATTGTAGGTTTCTATTGTACATCGTgtacatcatcatcatcattattattattataaagattattagttattgcttttaaagttGTTTGGAACCTCGATTTCAATTCCGTTGTTGTGTTTGGtacaagagaaaattgataGGAAAGCAATGCTTCTTTAGAGATGTACTGGGTAGGTGAATCATAATATTGTAGAGGACAATCATCAAGATACAATAAGATCAGTTGGTTTGCATAATAATGAGTTTTTGCTTTCATTCATATATTAAAActcaattcaaacaaaatttaataaacaaattcaattataaaaacttaaaatttttattttttgattttttgttttttttcccttaaaatttTCGGGAATTAAATGTAACTATTATGTAAATAattggtttgaaaaaaaatagtcaaataaGTAACTCCTGTCAACTTCTTAATCCACTTATAATGAAagttacttattttaattaaaaaatatttaaataatatgataattataatgataaaatatacattttaaaaaatcttcatATGAGTTTAGtgtcaattataaaaatattacgtattaaaaaaaatatatttatgccGATTTCTAAATCTAAGTCTaatagatgaaaagaaaaagggaaaagtgtgttatatgtaaaaaaaaactatgaaataaaaattaaaatttataaaatacaaattttgattaataatttaaaaataattaatattttatatgatttttttattaaatatgttgcctttaataattcaaatattactATATATGTATTATCTTTAATCTTTCTAggtattatatttgattattttaggTATTACATTAACTtatataaaacttgaattatttttaaaaaaaaattattttatgattatttttacgTGAATGTGTGGAACTCgattttttcaaggaaaaaaatcgATAAAAAAACGGTTAAAGTCGGAAAAATTGATGACAATGAATAAAATAGATTCAAGATGTGGGATAAGATTCCGGAATTGAACTCCATAAGACACCAAATCCGTATCGTACACGTGTTTCCTCCGTATGCGGGTCAGGCTACAGCTAAACTTATCACGCCTTTACAGTGGATTGTCCTTTCTactttattcataatttttaattcattatattAGCCATAAATTAGTTgtacatgtttttttaatatttgatttttataacgTACCCACGTCAttaatgtaataaatatttagttaaaagatattaaataatccttaaaattaaaaatctaacactttttttaaaaaaaattaatcaatttttgacataaatattattttcaattttaagtatctatatataggttttaaaatgaaggattataaaataaattttttatcaaaagtttTGATTTAGTTATGGTGATcgatttgaattaattattgTTTGATATTAATGCgttacttttatatttatagaaaaaatccaatattttttttattcaataaaatacaataaataccttatattataactttttttatttacctgaaaaaaaaatatcatttaagattttatgttttttttttaattttgacttgaagttgaaaataagataataatatttaaaagttaatgtcattttttttctatttttctttttgattaaCTTATTAGTAGTTTTAACAAATTCATTCAAGTGAATTTACTATAACCCTATGTTTTGatgctaaaaaaatttaaagtcaataaattatatttatatattatttaaagtttatttcacttattttaattaatttatataaaaattaaataattaaaagatacattaatttctaataaattttaattatattttatttttataattttttcataatacaatcaaacatgaaaaataataatttttttttaatatttgttgaaaccaaacataatctaatagcttttactttttcttaaacaaactcaaaagaaaaataaaattttcatatttaattttacaataaatatatatatataaaatatgtaactcacatattttttaattatttaatttttatataaaaatattacacGAGTTAAACGGGTTTGAGGTGAGATatgaaaaaaagattattaatttaatttaattttttatttttttccactttttatcaacttattttatgtctttaaaaattttgagtaactccaatttttaatcaatttttaaaaatcattaaaattttattaagtcTTTAAGaggaataatatttataataatatatatatatatatgttattcaaaataaaaaataaaaaatatgtccTAATTCCTAACACACTAAAATAATACAATTTGAAAAGACTAATGATGGAAACATGTATAAAATCATAAGGTATGGATGCAGGTATTTCAGTTTTGGATTGAAATGACAGCTGGTGGAGCTTATCCAAGAGAGGTGGGCCCCTTGTATTGGCCTCACTCCTTTTTATTGCTCTGGAATTTAATGCTTCGTAGGAGGGCAGATgagaattttgattattttcagCGTGGGCCACTCCTCctcccttttatttatttagcaGCCACGGGCCACGGCCTCTAATATTTGACAAGTAACTTTCGTGTTATATGATATATCACATTAATTTATAAATCCTGTTACAACGTTAACTgttttattttacctttaaaatatgaattattcATGAACtcctaaatttcaaaattttaaaataacataatgaaaatatttcacGCAACATTTAAGGTAGCCACTTAAACAATTGtttaatcaattatttatttatttttaaagtgttATATGTATAACACATCGGATAAGTGAattgatgttttatataaaaatttatttagtaaaaatatttttagaagagtcatatattaaaagttcatttgataataatttttaaaaatatttctaatatttataatattttattattcaagtaatAGAAtgatttaaatgttaaaaatatttttttaaatcacaaacttttaatatttgtaaaaaataaaataaaattaaacaagtgATGTTTAAacactaaaaatgattttttatatttttagaagtgtttattaaattttatcaaacatctatcttttttaattatattaaaaatgttttctaaaatcacaatcaaataaactttaagtCATGTAAATacgttttaaaattattattttggataaaaaacaaacaatacctgtataattaattatggatTATTACAAATGATGGGATAACCAATTTTTAATCCTTACAAAGTGTGTggaaaaagttttattttttttacgttttatataaattagatatattttaatgtcataagaataaaaaaatacgtatcattacatatcatatatatatcaaataaataattaaatggaCTCTCAAATATTCACTAATAATGAAACATTGGCCGTTCATGGGCCCATCGGTGTCTCCCATTCGTTGGGTCCACGACAAGTCCATGAGGATGTTCACATAGtagaaattcttttattttaattaattattccaTGGAGCAGCGGGACAACTACGTGTTCTTTTTTCCATCTTAAAAAAGGTTCCCATTTGTTGCGTCCACGACAAGTCCATGAGGATGTTCACATAGtagaaattcttttattttaattaattattccaTGGAGCGACGGAAAAACTACGTGTTCTTTTTTCCATCGTGAAAATGGTCAATGCACGTGCAGATCTTTTCACCAAAATGCTTTATTATATCaatcattcatttattcatgaTCAATTTGTACTGCGAACACCTCatcaatcattttaatattatttaaataaagaattatACCTttattaaagattaaaaaaagctattaaaaatgattgtaaACAATATAGGAGaagatttataataataaaataaaaaatgaatggaaGTGGAGGCAGTTGGGCTCGGACTTGGGTGTTCAAAACcatcattatataaaaaaaaagttttattttttttctttctgtttgtGTCTTCCCgaaaataataaagtgaagaatgaaaattttttttctcgaaaacaaaagaaataatatatatataatttaaaaaaaaaaatgatatcttatttttatttttatttttgtaaaaatgaaGATTAAAACTGCagtaaaataatgatttttgtatttgtaattttatttgtggcttaaaatgataaaattatttaataaaaaaatgaattaaatttttttgagcATTTCAAAAAGTAACtcaaaagagttttttttttttttttttatcataaacaaattttattatatcactaaagaattcataaattttgtaattatttttattggcaTGATAGCAACGTTATTAAGTCAATAAAAAGTTTTCTAAAGTCTttgttgaaaattattcaaCAGTCGCGAGATTGGAAAAATAAGGGAGCGTTTTTTGACTAGTCCTATAGACCAACGGCTTCCTTTTCCTACTCATATTTTGTGTGCAAGGTTTTGGTCATTAGTCAACAAAACATTATCTGCTTAGTTAGCGACTGAGATTTTCAAAGCCATGTAAATTTCGTGGCAGTGATCCACTGAATATTCAGTTAGGCCTGTGGTGCTTTCTGATTCAATGCATATACTATATTCATGTGTATATTCTATCACCCACTTGCAACTAaaagacaaaacaaaatttaaaaaataaaaacataaatatattttataaaacaattcttcaaaattaattctcaactttgtgattattttaaaaaatatataatatttcataaatgggagaaaataattaatattatataaatatgcatttcttttaattatctAAGTCtcgaaatttattttttataatagttttaaaaataaaagaccgAAAAATATCTAATCGCCGCCTAAGCTTTAACGTTCCATGATTTGGAAGAGGAAAAACATGATATTGAATGACCCGTCGGAGAACACATTAAGTCACGTGCATCgtaaaattcatataaaaaggGAAAGGGCAAAATATCTACTGTTTCAACGGTTGGTATTATGAAACCTGTCGTATTCGGTGTCCCGCGGCACCAGGATCCTCGGTATCGCTCAGCACCACTGGAGTGCTACTCACCGCCGACTCCGACCTATTCCCCAGGCCCAGCTGATCAAGCCGATTTCACCGATAGGCTCTCTTACATTTAATGGCGTCATCACACGATGGTCCGAAGACGTCATGAAAATTGCAGAACGCCGCTGGCTGGTGCCAcgtattaaattattgattcatCCATAGCAATGGCATCAGCAAAACCCCTTATCTCACCTGCTGGTTTGGAGCGTGATGAGCAGTTTCCACGCCAATCGTCTTGACCTATGGTGACGCAGATTAAAATACAGCTAAGGAAAGTATAGTTGCCAATTACTCGTCTTggaaaatatttatatgattgaaATTTGTTCGAAACGCGCCCTTGGAGCGTGAGAGGCGCGCTTATCTTTCTGTCGTGTCTTGCCAGTTTCCATTTGCTCTATTAAGACGTCCAGCCTTTTTCATCATTCGCTctcttatctttctttttcccGGAAACctccttgattttcttttggctCCAAGCCATCTCCTTAACATCTCTACAAGAAGCAAAACCCTTTTTTAATGTACCAGTGAGAACCCTGTTGTGACCtcatctttcctttttcttttcttttttatccttAATCTCAGAGCTAGGCATGGATAAAGCACTGAGTGTTGATCAAAGGAAAGCAAGCGGAAAGGCGAAAGCGAAGAAGACAACAACCAAACCATTCAAAGTAGTGTACATCGGCAACCCCAGAATGGTGAAGGTCAAAGAGTCAGAATTCAGGGCTTTGGTGCAAGAACTGACTGGCCAAGACGCCGACATATCAGACCCCACCGTGTTTGAAGAGATCCACGATGTCGGTGGCAATCAAAAGGTTCCTGATGTTGCTAACAATGAGAATGAACTTGAACTGGACGTCCCTCCAGTGGACCGTGGTGATGAGACACCTCAGATGTCTGATGTTCCGATGGAGCAGTTGGATGATGTCTTCACGCCTCAGCTACTGGAGAATTTCACCGGCCTATTGCAGTCCACTTTGTGGTATGAATCTCCTCAAGTTAATGTGCTGAGGAGCCTTTAAGACAGTGTAAATTGAGTAAGCTTTCTTATGCCTACCCCTACAAGTATGATGCTTATAACCGTTGTCTGTATTCATGTTTGGTCCTTGTactaatttaaggaaaaaaaaaatgttggtttcttttcttttcttttcttttctcttctcccTGACATCCAAGATCCGGATTGTGTTTGGGAACCCTTGATTTTGCGCTCTTGCTCGGGGTTAGCCGAAAGAACTGGTTCAAAGTGCAGAACGCAGTCTGGCCGGAACCTACTCATCTGCCTATCTAAAGACGAGTGCAAATTTGAAGGTCCAAAAGAGTGATTCCCCCTAACTGGAATAACCTATCCCTGACACCAACACACAACCCTGGTTGAGACGATGTGAGAACTGAGGAACATAAGCTGTGTGGAAAATGTGGTTTAGTAAAGTAAGGGAAAATTTGTGGTTGAAATCATTTTCCCATGCCCCAAATGGAAGATATGATTACGAAGCTATGGAAGATGAAGATGTCGAGTAAATCTATGAATGTGCATTTGGGCCTATCTATCTCCCATGGAAATGGAATGGTTTCATTATTATCTTTTCTATTTCAAGTTTCATATCATTTAAATGAAGAATTTCTACAGGCATTAACTATGGAGCCGTCACCAAAGATGACTGCATAATCAAAAggcattttcttttctccttcaaGAAAATGCAACATATAGGATGATAAAATTCATTTgctgtaaaaaaaaataaaaaaataaaaaaataaaaaaatgaagggaTTCATTCATGCCTGATACTTGGGAAGTATATACCAcaaaaatcatttcatttttcatggTATGTTGTAATTCCCAATTTCACCCTAGATTCATGAACACGATTAAGAATTAGTATTATACCAAGAGACGAAATTAATGTTTGTATACATACGATACGTACCAGATTTGTAATCTTAGCTTTATCGTAAGGCAGCGTATGCATGGCTTCCCAACTTGCACTACTACGGGATAAGAAGATAAAACCTTTATCAcgtttttgtctttttaaaaaCTTTCCAGGTTTCATTATCGGCAGCTTTGGCTTGTAATGACGGACAACGAATTGATTTGAAGGAAGCATCTTGCTCCAACTTGAAAGTCTTAAGATACACGGAGAATTGGGGATGAACACAAAGCCTAGCTACCAACTAGCTGGTCTGTGTCAGACTAGCTGCCGTGTCTGAGAGTCCGTGCTCAACTGGCCGATACTTGACACGTAAACACGGCACATCTGCTCTTTGTGAGTCTGGGTGTACACATGCATGCATGGATTTAATTTTCACTCCATAACCATTAACCAATCATCTCATAGCCTACTGCTGTATCCCACGGTTTTCTTTCTGACTCGTTTTGTTTTCCAGATACGAGCAAGCCATATCTTGCAGCCACATAACGTGGTCTTATCATTCTTGACCATAAACATAACCAGACATTTTTCGAGTTCATTTGTTTGGGTTTGGAAAGAATGAGGTGATACGGTTTATCGAGCCTCATCGATACTTTTAAACGTTTTAATCGAGGATTTATATAATCTAAGATTTTTTCTAATCTCATCCATTGTCagaattttctttctcaaagtGATCATGAATATTTCTaggataatattaaatatttgatcTAAAACAGTGGCTTGCTAGACaaaaggccaagaaaaaaaaaagagcttccGTGTGACATGACATCTAacattggattaaaaaaaaaaaagtagaaaaagcaTAAGTTTGGGGTAATTTGGTGAGTACAAAGTTCGTGAGAAATgacataattaagaaaaatataggtCAAATTAGAGATACTAAGTACATGTTTGTTCCTGAACTGTTTTCTATTctagttcttgaaaacaaaaaacgcaaaaaaattgtttggggaaaaatatgtatttttgtttttttatgtgttttcatcttctcaaaaaccatttttttattacaataaaattatgttttcattgttcaaataatatattgttttttgtatttttttctttcttatttttgtgttttttaactGCTTTTTATATTTCCATAAATGTGAACTCCACCCAACTACCACACCCCCACTCACAagccctttcttcttctttaaattattgaaattaatatagtTATAAATGGTTATAaaatcatcatttgtttaataaaattataactggtgtaaaaatttcataatgaaatatttttaaaaaaaatttaaatgaattgtacatgtgaaaattatttatatatttataatatcaagtcaataaaataaaacattttattaattaaaaaaaattaactttcaaatatgttttttttttgttttacttattctaaaaaactttttttattagctcaatcaaacatttttttttgtttttgagaataaaaactGCTTTACATAATTCAGttctcaaacataattttttttttaatgaaaacacaaaaaattgttcttaaaaactattttcaacctgtttttaatataaattttatatctattgctttgtttttaatcattctacatatttataaaattattttttaaaaataatcctcaaaaaataatagaaaataaccaaaaaatgttatttaaaaataccattttttctatttttaagaatataaaatagaaacataaaacaatttttgattactaaacaagtttttttgtttttttggttctGGTGAATAGAAAAccgttctaaaaaatagttaccaaataaatcttaaatgtttatttgataattattttttaaaacaattatctattcttcaaaataaaataggaaaacacGTTTGGtaattagaaaactattttttgttttctattattaaaaacaaaaaatttaatttttgttttatattcttaaaaacataaaatatgatgttttcataaaacatttttgaattatttttagttatttttacttattttttaaattcttttaagaaataattatagaaatatgTAGAATAGTTAAAAATGAAgtactagatttttaaaaataggttatattttaggttttaaaataaacttttttataaaaagtattagAGGTATGcacaaaaataaacaatgagTGTATCCCACGGTTTTCTACCTGACTCGCTTTGTTTTCCAGATACGAACAAGCCATACCTTGCAGCCACATAACGTGGTCTTATCATTCTTGACCATAGACATAACCAGACATTTTCCGAGTTCATTTGTTTGGGTTTGAAAAGAATGAGGTGATAATTTTAAACGTTTTAATTGAGGATTTATAATCTAAGATTTTTCTAATCTCATCAATTGTCagaattttctttctcaaagtAATCATGAATATTTCTaggataatattaaatatttgatttaaaacaGTGGCTTGCTAGACaaaaggccaagaaaaaaaaaaagagcttctATATGACATGACATCTAACattggattaaaaaaagaagaagaaaaagcataAGTTATTGAAATgacataattaagaaaaatattggtCGAATTAGAGATACTAATTATGTGTTTGTTCATGTTTTCAAGAATGGTTTTCTATTCtagttattgaaaataaaaaacatgaaaattttgtttttttgtttttttggttttggtgaatagaaaacagttctcgaagaaaatagttatcaaatagatACTAAATGTCTATttgatagttattttttaaaacaattatctattcttcaaaataaaatcgaaaaacatgtttgataattagaaaactattttttgttttctattattaaaaacaaaaaattattttttgttttctattattaaaaacataaaatatgatgttttcaaaaaacatttttgaattatttttagttgttttcacttatttttttagactattttaagaaataattataaaaatatgtaaaataattaaaaatgaagtactggatttttaaaaataggttatattttaggttttaaaataaacttttgttataaaaaatattagaggatgatttttaaaaaattgttttcaaaaactgtttttgaaaacaattatcaaataaaactCAAGCAAAACAAACATTTTGTTACGGGAGATAATTGAATTTTTGGGAGATGCTGCTTCAAATTGGGGATAAGTTTGTTGATAAATGTtgaattatttcaattttctgCCTACTTGGATTTTATGGTTTAAGATGTATATCATGCCCTAATACCCCCTCATGCTTGGCTCCATAACCGTTGTGAGAGATGCAGACTACCACACATTTATGAGAGAACTTTTAGTGAGCATtaggaatatttaaaaaaaaattaagatgcatttgtttttttaactttttacttaAAAGCAAGTTGCTtttaaatagtttatttatttttattttctgtttatttattatttatttttataattttttactaaataaaaataacaaaatatttaacttttttttaaatcctagaAGTAACCTGTTAGGTTTATTTTaacacttaataaataaataaaaatatttaagatttattttaaaaacaacctgttgaaacaaattataaatatactatttttcttgtcaaaaaattattaaataatttttttaaaaaaagttagaaagcaattgttgatttaaaaaaggaaaaaagaaaattgtttaaacaaacaaattataaaaagacacctttttgtcaaaaaattattaattatatatattttttaaagttagaAAGCAATTGTTGatttacaaaaggaaaaaagaaaattgtttacacaaacaaattataaaaatacactttttttgtcataaaattattaaatatatattttttttaaagttagaaagcaattattgatttaaaaaagaaaaaaggaaaattgtttaaacttaataatataaagtgacttaataattcaattcaaatcattaaataaattaagtatgtttagtaaaataacttaatagtatgacttaaagtaaaaaataattttaaataattaatttgttcttaatttcattttttttttaaattattcttgtTTATCTTAATTAcctctacaatttttttttgtaattctaTGACCTCTATTATTACTTGATATCATttgtcctaattataatttataaagataaatatgtcaatttgatagtttaaaaattaaattttattaaacaatcttaatatttaaaataagaattgaataaaaagttttaaatctATAACTTAActagaattgaatttaaaattaatttaatttattaagtaataaatattatattttactagACACCCCATAACTTTGGGgtcaatgataaaaaagataaaagattttccaatttgaaattttgtctttttttaatactttccaGTGTCCACTTCATAGAATTTTAGCTGGTTACATTGAAATTATTGATCATCAGCAACAATATGAAGGATAGACGTCCCATTCTAAACTCATAGACTCATAGTCCCTATGAAAATCTAAAGAAACGGCCAAAAGATTGCGCTTTAATCATTTCAGAAAATATGTGAATGTAGAGGATGCCGTGCATTCAAATCCAAGTAAAAAGAAGTAGGAACAATCTACCGCAAGCAGCAGTCATGTCCACATTGTGAAAGTAAGAATGGATCAATTTATGTGTGGGATAGGTTCCCAATCAAGCAGGAATGAGAACCGTTGTGACAGGTATATTGCATATAAAAATATGGTTGGAGGGTGTCCACCTGTACAGCTAGAAGTCAGCCATGGCCAATTTCATTTGAAGGTTGGAGGAGCATGGGAGCATGATGGAGACCTGAGGGCGAATGTATCCATGCATCCGGAGACTAAAATTTAAAGAGATGATGTGAAGGGGGGGGTCCCCCTCCCTctccctcttcttccttttctattCCCCACAACTATACGGAGAAGTGAGCCAAAAACAAGAGGCCTGGGTCCCCCATTTGTCCTCCCCCTTGTCTTACAGAAATGAAAAATGGTATAAATTCTCGGGAGCTCAGAGACGTATGAAAGCTCCTATGTATTTATGGAGACGTGGGAAGTAGAACACAGGCGTAACCGTACAGCGTTTTGAATTTCATTTCAACAGGTAAATTAATATCTGGACTAACTTTGCTTGTCAGGTTCAATTAAAGTGCTgtatattttgattttcgtttctttttttttttttttctgatcaaAACTTTTAAGAGGAAAGGGAAAGAAGGACAGAAGAAAAAGCAGACATGGTACTGGAGAATTGCTGAAAACAGAGACAAGAGCATCCTTGTCCCGTGCCTGTTTTTGCAGGTCATTCCTGTTTCATCCGGCTCCAATAATTGAAGCatacaaacaaaaaaagtgGCTGCACATTGGGATGCCCCTGCTCCTTGAGAAAACACACACATACAGACGTTGCAACCACTGTAAAGAAATGGGGGCATGCGCCCGTAACCCGGGCCATGTGGGTGAGTTCCATTCGGTTTGATCACCAAAATCAGTGATCTTATAAGTAAAGGCGTTTACACCTTTGCTGGCTATAGGAGAAGATATATgagaatttcttttaattttttttcattataactTGAAACATGTTCAATAAGTCAGTAACGAGACTAGAAATGAATGTCAGGGGAAACAAGCAGAGAAATACGACCTAAAGAGGAAGACCTTACCTCCTACTGAAGAGTCAAAAAGGGTAAAGGTACCATGTCAACTTGAGACAGGTGCCTTTCTCAGGGAAGAAAGAGGTTAAGAAATGTGAATGTCCTCTTCCTTACCGTTAATTTTTAagtgatcatcatgccacttggaGAAACCTTCCTCAAGGGCCTTTCGCATCCATGGATGTCGGCAACACTCAATAGCTTCAGGAATCGTTAGCCAACTTCTCTCGCGAGTGCTTTGTTCTGGCCAAGATGGGAGCTCCTCTTTTACGAGCAAAGCAAACATGGCAGCTTTGCACAATCCTTCAGGACAAGACTCATCTTGGAGGGTTTTGCTCTTAAACAGGTAGCACCCCAGGAAATGCTGAAAACCATAACACCTTTCATGAGCTAAAGAAAATCTAAGAGGTAAATCACATTGTGTGGGAACTGCATCACAATGGCATTAAAAAAACAATCCAGTagtgaagatgaaaaaaaaaattccaagagaaaTGGGGATAAAAAAGCCAAAACAAATTCCAGAACAACCTCATTGCAACTTTTGTCTGCATTGAAAAATTATCATGAATGCAAAACTAAATTGTTTTCCATTTCTCTACCGCTCATTAGAACCGTTGAGTAAATTCAAATATCAATCaccccaaccccaaccccaaACCACCACAACCACCACGATAACAAATCAATGATGATGAATAATAAACAAACTATGTAGGACACTACTTTTTTAGAATTGGCATGTCTGGCATTTATTAATATGGAGCCTGTTGTTTGACTATGCCCACCTGGACACTTGCTAGAAACCATCCACCtttatttccatttctttgtagAGTTCATTAGCATggtcaaagtaaaaaaaacgtTTACAGCACAAATAAAAGCCAAAAGGCACCCAATCACACCCAAACTACCAGCACTGGGAAAAagtaataatgatgataaattaAGACAAACTAcgacttttatttggtttttgactAAGTCTTAAAGCAAGTTGTTTtaa from Vitis riparia cultivar Riparia Gloire de Montpellier isolate 1030 chromosome 8, EGFV_Vit.rip_1.0, whole genome shotgun sequence includes the following:
- the LOC117919814 gene encoding sigma factor binding protein 2, chloroplastic, with the translated sequence MDKALSVDQRKASGKAKAKKTTTKPFKVVYIGNPRMVKVKESEFRALVQELTGQDADISDPTVFEEIHDVGGNQKVPDVANNENELELDVPPVDRGDETPQMSDVPMEQLDDVFTPQLLENFTGLLQSTLWYESPQVNVLRSL
- the LOC117919849 gene encoding nudix hydrolase 16, mitochondrial-like, encoding MSELVARTGRHQQRYEDGCRLVAGCIPFKYRNSVESNGAASQKIVEVLMINSTSGPGLLFPKGGWENDETVEEAALREALEEAGVRGDLKHFLGCYLFKSKTLQDESCPEGLCKAAMFALLVKEELPSWPEQSTRERSWLTIPEAIECCRHPWMRKALEEGFSKWHDDHLKINGKEEDIHIS